The following coding sequences lie in one Stigmatopora argus isolate UIUO_Sarg chromosome 5, RoL_Sarg_1.0, whole genome shotgun sequence genomic window:
- the LOC144074329 gene encoding uncharacterized protein LOC144074329 yields MDTFLPSGVLGTDGRHGRTARTDGTDGRHGRTARSDGTDGRHGRTARSDGTDGRHGRHGRTARTDGTDGRHGRTARTDGTDGRHGRTARTDGTDGRHGRTARTDGTDGRHGRTARTDGTDGRHGRTARTDGTDGRHGRTARTDGTDGRHGRTARTDGTDGRHGRHGRTARTDGTDGRHGRTARTDGTDGRHGRTARTDRGIKIDGKDGRQGRTAGTDGRDGRQGRTAGTDGRDGRQARDRRRDQDFWAWTDGRDGRQGQTEGSSYNFPPPCGLLGVDGRHGLMDDRDRDNCACFTGKPFLQSPGFGCSREEMP; encoded by the exons atggacacttttctccccagtggag TTttggggacggacggacggcacggacggacggcacggacggacggcacggacggacggcacggacggacggcacggtcggacggcacggacggacggcacggacggacggcacggtcggacggcacggacggacggcacggacggcacggacggacggcacggacggacggcacggacggacggcacggacggacggcacggacggacggcacggacggacggcacggacggacggcacggacggacggcacggacggacggcacggacggacggcacggacggacggcacggacggacggcacggacggacggcacggacggacggcacggacggacggcacggacggacggcacggacggacggcacggacggacggcacggacggacggcacggacggacggcacggacggacggcacggacggacggcacggacggacggcacggacggacggcacggacggcacggacggacggcacggacggacggcacggacggacggcacggacggacggcacggacggacggcacggacggacggcacggacggacggcacggacggacagagggatcaag ATTgacggcaaggacggacggcagggacggacggcagggacggacggcagggacggacggcagggacggacggcagggacggacggcagggacggacggcaggcaagggacagacggagggatcaag acttttgggcatggacggacggcagggacggacggcagggacagacagagggatcaag CTATAACTTTCCCCCCCCCTGCGGACTTTTGGGcgtggacggacggcacggactgaTGGACGACAGGGACAGAGACAACTGCG CGTGCTTCACGG